CGCGACGACGGGGACCGCCGGCTGGCAGACCCGGCCGATGCGCGGTCCAACTGCGGCGTCGGGGTCGTAATGGATCTCGACGGCGACGGGGGCCACTGGGTGCTCTCGGACGGATTGGAACTGCTCGCGAACCTCGAACACCGCGGTACCACCGGTGCCGAGGAGTCGACCGGTGACGGCGCCGGCGTCATGATCCAGACGCCCCACGACTTCTTCGCCGAGGAGGTCGACGCCGACCTCACGCCCGGCGAGTACGCGGTCGGCTCGCTCTTCCTCCCGAAGGACGACGAGGCCCGCGAGGACCTGAAGGCCGTCGTCGAGGAGCAGTTCGCCGTCGAGGACCTGGACGTGGTCGCCTGGCGCTCGGTCCCGACGGACAACGCCGACCTGGGACAGACGGCGCTCGACTCCGAGCCCGAGATGGCGCAGGTGTTCGTCGAGTCCGCCGAGGGGCTGACGGGCGAGGCGTTCGACCGGCGACTGTACACCGCCCGCCGTGCGCTGGAGACCCACGTCGAGGAGACCGAACCCGCGGGACACGAGCGGTTCTACGTCGTCTCGCTCGCCACCGACAGGGTCGTCTACAAGGGCCTGTTGAAGGGTGAACAGGTCGCCGACTACTACCCGGACCTGACCGACGAGCGCGTCGACACCACCTTCGCGATGGTTCACGCCCGGTTCTCGACGAACACGCTCGGAGCCTGGCACCTCGCTCACCCCTACCGGGGGATCATCCACAACGGCGAGTTCAACACGATCCAGGGCAACATCAACTGGATGCGCGCGCGAGAGACGGACCTCGATTCGCGGGCGTTCGACGACGTCGACAAGCTCAAGCCGATCATCGACGACCCCGAGCAATCGGACACCGCGAGCGTCGACAACGCGCTCGAACTCCTCATGCTCGAAGGCCGAGACCTGCCCCACGCGCTGCGGATGCTCATCCCCGAGGCGTGGCGCGGTGAGGCCAACGCCGTCTCCGGCGACCGCCGCGACTGGTACGATTACCACGCCTCGCTCGTCGAGCCGTGGGACGGCCCCGCCCTGGTGGCGGCCACCGACGGCGAGCGCGTCGGTGCCGTCCTCGACCGCAACGGCCTGCGCCCGTGCCGATACGACGTGACCACCGACAACACGCTCGTGATGGCGAGCGAAGCCGGCGCGCTCGACACCGACCCCGCCGATATCGAAGAGCGCGGCCGGCTCCAGCCCGGCCAGCTGTTCCTCGCCGACCCCGAAGAGGGCCGTGTCATCCCGGACGAGGAGGTCTTCGACGACCTCACCGACGAGAAGTACGGCGAGTGGGTCGCCGACGAGCAGGTCGACCTCGACGACATCGTCGACCGCCCAGACAACCTCCCACAGCGCGATATCGACCAACTGCGGGCCTACCAGGCCCAGTACGGCTACACCTACGACGAGGTCGACCACCTCCTCGAACCGATGGCCGAGAAGGGCAAGGACCCCGTCGGCTCGATGGGCGACGATACCCCCCTCTCGGTCCTGTCGCAGTTCAACCGGCCCCTCTTTACCTACTTCAAGCAGCTGTTCGCGCAGGTCACGAACCCGCCGCTGGACTACATCCGCGAGGAACTGGTCACCTCGCTGGAGTCGCGGCTCGGCCACCAGCGCAACCTGCTCGACGAGTCGCCCGGGCACGCCCGCCAGCTCGTCCTCGACTCGCCGATCCTCACCGACCAGCAGACCGAGGCGATCCGCGATCTGGACGCGAACGGCATGTCCTCGAAGGTCGTCGACGTCACCTACGACCCCGACGCGACCGAGCTCCGCGAGGCCGTCGAAGACGCCCGCGAAGCCGCCTCGGAGGCGGCGACCGAGCACGACGTGCTCGTCCTCTCGGACCGCGCCGCGGGCGAGGGCCGCATCGCGATCCCCAGCCTCCTGGCGGTCGGCGGCGTCCACCACCACCTCGTCCGCAACGGCCTGCGCAACCACGTCGGGCTCGTCCTCGAATCGGGCGACCCTCGCACGGTGCATCATATGGCGACGCTCGTCGGCTACGGCGCCGGCGCCGTCAACCCATACCTCGCGTACCAGACCATCGAGGATCTCGTCGCCGGACCGGACGGTGCCGAACTCTCGACGGCGATCGACGCCTACGTCAACGCTCTGGAGGACGGCCTCCTGAAGACGATGGCCAAGATGGGCATCTCGACCGTCGAGAGCTACCAGGGCGCCCAGATCTTCGAGGCCGTCGGCCTCTCCTCGGACTTCGTCGCCGAGTACTTCGAGGGCACCGCCAACCGCACCGAGGGCATCGGCATCGACGAGATCGAGGAGGACCTGCTCGACCGCCACGAGGTCGCCTGGGGCGACGAGCCCGACCTCGAGCGCCAGGGCGAGTTCGAGAACCGCTCGGGCGGGATCCACCACCAGTGGAACCCCTCCACCGTGGGCAAAGCCCAGCAGGCCGTTCGAACCGGTGACTACGAGCGCTACAAGGAGTTCGCCGCGGAGATCAACGACCAGAACGAGCAGCTACAGACGCTCCGTGGCCTCCTGGAGTTCGACTCCGACCGCGACCCGGTCCCGATCGAGGAGGTCGAGCCGGTCGAGGAGATCGTCAAACGGTTCGAGACCGCGGCGATGAGCCTCGGGTCGCTGTCGCCGGAGATGCACGAGAACAACGCCATCGCGATGAACCGGCTGGGCGCTCACGCCAACACCGGCGAGGGCGGCGAACCGCCCGAACGGTTCGACACCGAGAAGAACTGCAAGACCAAGCAGGTCGCCTCCGGCCGCTTCGGCGTCACCAGCCACTATCTCGCCTCCGCCGACGAGCTGCAGATCAAGATGGCTCAGGGCTCCAAGCCCGGCGA
This DNA window, taken from Halosimplex litoreum, encodes the following:
- the gltB gene encoding glutamate synthase large subunit, producing MSSFSRDDGDRRLADPADARSNCGVGVVMDLDGDGGHWVLSDGLELLANLEHRGTTGAEESTGDGAGVMIQTPHDFFAEEVDADLTPGEYAVGSLFLPKDDEAREDLKAVVEEQFAVEDLDVVAWRSVPTDNADLGQTALDSEPEMAQVFVESAEGLTGEAFDRRLYTARRALETHVEETEPAGHERFYVVSLATDRVVYKGLLKGEQVADYYPDLTDERVDTTFAMVHARFSTNTLGAWHLAHPYRGIIHNGEFNTIQGNINWMRARETDLDSRAFDDVDKLKPIIDDPEQSDTASVDNALELLMLEGRDLPHALRMLIPEAWRGEANAVSGDRRDWYDYHASLVEPWDGPALVAATDGERVGAVLDRNGLRPCRYDVTTDNTLVMASEAGALDTDPADIEERGRLQPGQLFLADPEEGRVIPDEEVFDDLTDEKYGEWVADEQVDLDDIVDRPDNLPQRDIDQLRAYQAQYGYTYDEVDHLLEPMAEKGKDPVGSMGDDTPLSVLSQFNRPLFTYFKQLFAQVTNPPLDYIREELVTSLESRLGHQRNLLDESPGHARQLVLDSPILTDQQTEAIRDLDANGMSSKVVDVTYDPDATELREAVEDAREAASEAATEHDVLVLSDRAAGEGRIAIPSLLAVGGVHHHLVRNGLRNHVGLVLESGDPRTVHHMATLVGYGAGAVNPYLAYQTIEDLVAGPDGAELSTAIDAYVNALEDGLLKTMAKMGISTVESYQGAQIFEAVGLSSDFVAEYFEGTANRTEGIGIDEIEEDLLDRHEVAWGDEPDLERQGEFENRSGGIHHQWNPSTVGKAQQAVRTGDYERYKEFAAEINDQNEQLQTLRGLLEFDSDRDPVPIEEVEPVEEIVKRFETAAMSLGSLSPEMHENNAIAMNRLGAHANTGEGGEPPERFDTEKNCKTKQVASGRFGVTSHYLASADELQIKMAQGSKPGEGGHLPGKKVNEMIAHVRYATPGVGLISPPPLHDIYSIEDLKQLIHDLKASNPDADVNVKLVAEDGIGTIAAGVAKANADKVHISGHDGGTGASPKTSIKNAGLPWELGLAEANQMLRATGLRSRIEVTSDGGMKTGRDVAVATLLGAEGYAFGTASMVTSGCVMARQCHENTCPVGVATQNEKLRDRFPGEPQHVINYMTFVAQEFREIMAELGFRTVDEMVGRPSVLAQRTDVDQPKAKKVDLQGVIAEPAGDDDRYKTREQTHEVDEALDWGLIEEAEPAIESGEPVAISTDVDNTNRAVGATLSNAISDEYGGEGLPDDTVECRLEGTAGQSFGAFLQQGITMDLVGSANDYVGKGLSGGKLIVRTPDNANYDAAENVVIGNVALYGATQGEAYVNGVGGERFAVRNSGVKGVVEGVGDHGCEYMTGGAIVVLGETGKNFAAGMSGGVAYVYDPDGKFARKANTGMVSIDPTPDELDRAMITRLVENHAEYTDSDRAAELLANWDDALDDFTKVMPDAYAEIVAERERADVRTELPEPAAPASASGAASQGQADD